One Pontibacillus yanchengensis DNA window includes the following coding sequences:
- a CDS encoding ABC transporter permease subunit translates to MWTISKLTFLEIVSKRIFLITILMTIAFVTLYGVAIHFAVQETGPMMSNTMDNALQNKFFASQLLGVGLYFSSFITALLAILSSVSSIASEVDSHQIDTWLMRPISRTQFVLGKVIGLGGLLVMYAIALFISITLIHQIVGGEMMELPIGALQIMKAVSIFILQPIILVTLGVMLSTRMSTLNAGIVLIILYGAAFIGGFVEQIGSLMEKAALINIGIVTSLVFPVDAMYRKMTVLLFDTADNPISFAQQGMFASASAPSNFMIIYAISYGAIMLYIAIVTFKKRDV, encoded by the coding sequence ATGTGGACAATCTCTAAGCTAACCTTTCTAGAAATTGTGTCTAAGCGTATCTTTCTAATAACCATTTTAATGACGATTGCGTTCGTTACTCTTTATGGAGTTGCTATTCATTTTGCTGTGCAAGAAACAGGACCCATGATGAGTAACACTATGGATAATGCGTTACAAAACAAATTCTTCGCTTCCCAGTTATTAGGTGTGGGATTATACTTTTCCTCGTTTATCACAGCTTTGCTTGCTATTCTTTCAAGTGTAAGTTCAATCGCAAGCGAAGTGGATAGTCATCAAATAGATACGTGGCTTATGAGACCTATCTCCAGAACGCAATTTGTTTTAGGGAAAGTAATTGGCTTAGGTGGTTTGTTGGTAATGTATGCCATTGCGCTATTTATAAGCATCACGTTAATCCATCAAATTGTTGGAGGAGAGATGATGGAGTTACCTATAGGTGCTCTCCAAATAATGAAAGCTGTAAGTATTTTCATCCTCCAGCCTATTATTCTCGTAACTCTTGGTGTCATGTTAAGTACACGTATGTCTACCTTAAATGCTGGTATAGTTCTCATTATTCTTTATGGAGCGGCTTTTATTGGTGGTTTTGTGGAACAAATTGGTTCTCTGATGGAAAAGGCGGCATTGATTAATATTGGAATTGTGACAAGTTTAGTCTTTCCAGTTGACGCAATGTATCGTAAAATGACTGTGCTTTTATTTGATACAGCTGATAATCCAATTAGTTTTGCCCAACAAGGGATGTTCGCTAGTGCTTCAGCTCCAAGTAACTTTATGATTATTTATGCTATCTCATACGGCGCTATCATGCTTTATATAGCTATTGTGACTTTTAAAAAACGAGATGTTTAA
- a CDS encoding ABC transporter ATP-binding protein, with amino-acid sequence MENVNVIEASNLTKTYDGKGGISNVTLEIGEGIVYGFLGPNGAGKSTFVRTMLGLLNPTGGEGKLLGEPIGKPESREKVGYLPELFRYPDWLTGRKLLESHAELCNMPVRGRKKRIEEVIELVGLTGRDHEKIKGYSKGMSQRIGLACALLNDPKLIFLDEPTSALDPIGRKDVRDLMLYLKDQGKTIFLNSHLLNEVETVCDHVSIVHKGEHIVQGEWRQLMMIEAQVEIVIAASSNQYMNQLPEYVKHHEKKNDEGELTRWTVQMEKQEQVPALISKLASVGVPVFEVTPITPHLEDVFMHWVNQKEEGAYVDNL; translated from the coding sequence ATGGAAAACGTGAATGTGATTGAAGCTTCGAACTTAACGAAAACCTATGACGGTAAAGGTGGAATCTCCAATGTTACGTTAGAAATTGGTGAAGGAATTGTTTATGGTTTTTTAGGACCAAATGGTGCAGGAAAAAGTACATTTGTACGCACTATGCTCGGATTATTGAATCCTACCGGTGGTGAGGGAAAACTGTTAGGGGAGCCTATTGGAAAACCTGAATCGCGCGAAAAGGTAGGCTATTTACCAGAGCTATTTCGTTATCCAGACTGGTTAACAGGTCGAAAATTGCTGGAAAGCCATGCTGAACTATGCAATATGCCTGTTAGAGGACGGAAAAAGCGTATTGAAGAAGTCATTGAGCTAGTTGGTTTAACTGGGAGAGATCATGAAAAGATTAAAGGATATTCAAAAGGAATGTCACAACGTATAGGATTGGCATGTGCCTTATTAAATGATCCAAAGTTAATCTTTTTAGACGAGCCAACCTCAGCACTTGATCCAATAGGAAGGAAAGATGTTCGAGACTTAATGCTATACCTTAAAGACCAAGGTAAAACCATCTTTTTGAATAGTCATTTGTTAAATGAGGTGGAGACCGTTTGTGATCATGTTTCTATCGTACATAAAGGAGAGCACATTGTTCAAGGTGAGTGGCGACAACTTATGATGATTGAAGCTCAAGTGGAAATCGTAATTGCTGCAAGCTCTAATCAATATATGAATCAACTTCCTGAGTATGTAAAACATCATGAAAAGAAGAATGACGAAGGTGAACTGACACGGTGGACAGTTCAAATGGAAAAACAAGAACAAGTACCTGCACTTATTTCAAAGTTAGCATCAGTAGGAGTACCGGTATTTGAAGTTACGCCAATAACTCCCCACTTAGAAGATGTGTTTATGCATTGGGTTAATCAGAAAGAGGAGGGTGCTTATGTGGACAATCTCTAA
- a CDS encoding zf-HC2 domain-containing protein has protein sequence MNCANLGLLQAYLDDELTREEKKEVMQHLETCESCRSYVQELQELDSLGSEKLGEANVEVDLEAAWNRFEHQFMNKHDQPSKTLNSQEKEISLKPKRGWDHMKKATKRWIMTGTAAATILGSLAIPQVQVAADNFLSIFRVNQVEMVKMTENDLREVERWVSRQEEGTMSLNGLGEIEVSNSNEHQSFDDGNEANQAGYNVPAISGYDIEHVSVEPTSKITFNLNVEKANALLTQIGAESTFDQNLDGKPFSVKVQDTISVHYESDGNSVSYTSIGTPEISVPKGASVNELRDTMLALPFIPENVKQQLESIDNLEHTLPIPYVQRNGSKSEEVSINGMKGYAVEEQGNTFLVWQSNEQIHMLESYAHDGENVTSKGQLVDMANQLNK, from the coding sequence GTGAACTGCGCTAATCTTGGATTACTTCAAGCCTATTTAGATGATGAACTAACAAGAGAAGAGAAGAAGGAAGTAATGCAGCATTTAGAAACCTGTGAATCATGCAGATCGTATGTGCAAGAACTCCAAGAGTTAGATAGTTTGGGATCTGAAAAGTTAGGTGAAGCAAATGTTGAAGTAGATTTAGAAGCAGCTTGGAATCGCTTCGAGCACCAATTTATGAATAAACATGACCAACCATCAAAAACATTGAACTCTCAAGAAAAGGAAATCTCATTAAAACCAAAAAGGGGATGGGATCACATGAAAAAAGCAACAAAACGATGGATTATGACAGGGACAGCAGCTGCAACAATTCTTGGGTCTTTGGCAATTCCACAAGTTCAAGTAGCTGCGGACAACTTTTTATCCATTTTTCGAGTCAACCAAGTAGAGATGGTTAAAATGACCGAAAATGACTTGAGAGAAGTTGAGCGCTGGGTAAGCCGCCAAGAGGAAGGTACGATGAGTCTAAATGGGTTAGGTGAAATTGAAGTATCGAATTCTAATGAGCATCAAAGTTTTGATGATGGAAATGAAGCTAATCAGGCTGGGTACAACGTCCCTGCTATTTCAGGTTACGATATTGAACATGTCAGTGTGGAACCTACCTCAAAAATAACCTTTAATCTCAATGTAGAGAAAGCTAATGCATTGCTTACACAAATCGGAGCGGAATCAACATTTGACCAAAACCTAGACGGCAAACCTTTTTCCGTTAAAGTACAAGATACAATTAGTGTACATTACGAATCAGATGGAAACTCTGTATCCTATACGTCCATTGGAACACCTGAAATTTCAGTTCCAAAAGGTGCATCGGTGAATGAGTTGCGTGACACAATGCTTGCGTTACCGTTTATTCCTGAAAATGTAAAACAACAGCTGGAAAGTATTGATAACCTAGAACACACTTTACCGATTCCATACGTGCAGAGAAATGGTAGCAAGTCAGAAGAAGTCAGCATAAACGGTATGAAGGGATATGCAGTTGAAGAGCAAGGTAATACCTTTTTGGTATGGCAAAGTAATGAACAAATTCATATGTTAGAAAGCTATGCTCATGATGGTGAGAATGTAACTTCTAAAGGTCAACTAGTTGACATGGCTAACCAACTAAATAAGTAA
- a CDS encoding RNA polymerase sigma factor SigX produces the protein MKATVIENLNTTSQDNDASYIRFQRLFKTYYPRVVRKVMTIVKNKQAAEDIAQEVFMKLYHTDWETIEHMSAWLMTTAVNTAYNNIRSEKRHKAREEKQTHYSEQAVASIEETFMIKENVTEVQEVLKKLTERDRTILLLKYSGYNYYDIASAIHVEHNSVGSLLARAKMRFKSTYNQMKGEGSSELR, from the coding sequence GTGAAGGCTACTGTGATAGAGAATTTGAATACGACATCACAAGATAACGATGCTTCCTATATTAGGTTTCAACGACTCTTCAAAACGTACTATCCACGAGTTGTTCGAAAAGTGATGACTATTGTGAAGAATAAACAAGCAGCAGAAGATATAGCTCAAGAGGTTTTTATGAAGCTATATCATACTGATTGGGAAACGATTGAACATATGTCTGCGTGGTTAATGACTACTGCGGTGAATACAGCATACAATAACATTCGTTCAGAAAAGCGTCATAAAGCTAGAGAAGAGAAACAAACTCATTATTCTGAACAAGCAGTCGCTTCCATAGAAGAAACATTCATGATAAAAGAAAATGTTACAGAAGTTCAAGAAGTATTAAAGAAATTAACAGAACGAGACCGGACAATACTTTTGTTAAAATACTCCGGATATAATTACTATGATATAGCCTCTGCCATTCATGTTGAACATAATTCAGTGGGGAGCTTACTGGCCAGAGCTAAGATGAGGTTTAAAAGTACATACAATCAAATGAAAGGAGAGGGTTCAAGTGAACTGCGCTAA
- a CDS encoding DUF1028 domain-containing protein, translated as MSYSSNHLVATFSVVGYDPATGEIGVAVQSKFLGVGSVVPWAKAGVGAVATQSLANPSYGPRGLSLLEQGVEPEEVIKHLINEDSGRDMRQVGIVDARGGSATYTGVNCYSYAGGHASDNYAVQGNILVGVETIQAMAEAFEKTSGSLANRLLKSLNEGQQAGGDKRGKQSAALYVVKEQGGYGGYNDRFIDLRVDDHEDPIRELYRIYHLQQLYFGVTKEENIAEIKGEVKEELREQLKRLGYIPTVHVVDSILYKNFTAFLHRENFEERELEEGLIDLEVLDFMKYKSI; from the coding sequence GTGAGTTATAGTTCGAATCATCTTGTCGCTACATTTTCTGTCGTAGGTTATGACCCTGCAACAGGAGAGATAGGTGTAGCTGTTCAATCAAAGTTTTTAGGAGTAGGCTCTGTTGTTCCATGGGCTAAAGCTGGAGTAGGGGCTGTTGCAACTCAATCCCTTGCAAATCCTTCTTATGGCCCTAGAGGATTATCGCTTTTGGAGCAAGGTGTAGAGCCTGAAGAAGTAATCAAACATTTAATTAATGAGGATAGTGGACGGGACATGCGTCAGGTAGGAATCGTTGATGCAAGAGGTGGTTCTGCTACATATACAGGGGTGAATTGTTACTCATATGCAGGAGGGCATGCCAGTGATAATTATGCTGTTCAAGGAAATATTTTAGTTGGGGTAGAGACCATTCAAGCAATGGCTGAAGCTTTTGAAAAAACGTCAGGTTCTCTTGCGAATCGTTTGTTAAAATCCTTGAATGAAGGACAACAAGCAGGTGGAGATAAACGTGGTAAACAATCAGCAGCCCTTTATGTAGTAAAAGAACAAGGGGGATACGGCGGTTATAATGATCGGTTCATTGATCTTCGAGTAGATGATCATGAAGACCCTATTCGAGAACTTTATCGTATTTACCACTTGCAACAGTTGTATTTTGGTGTAACAAAAGAGGAAAACATAGCTGAAATCAAAGGCGAAGTAAAAGAGGAACTAAGAGAGCAGTTAAAACGCTTAGGTTATATCCCAACAGTCCACGTTGTCGATTCTATTTTATATAAAAATTTCACTGCCTTTTTACACCGAGAAAACTTCGAAGAACGTGAACTGGAAGAAGGTTTGATTGACTTAGAAGTGCTGGATTTTATGAAATATAAATCAATTTGA
- a CDS encoding BCCT family transporter, translating into MNKNRLIDWPTFLGAFILLLLVIVPLVIFPDKGAEYVNLANTFVTTNFGVLYLLVGLGIFFFLIYVAVSDNGRVKLGEANEKPEFNNFSWAGMLFCAGIGSSILYWGTIEWAYYYQGPPFGIEPGTEEAIAWASTYGIFHWGPIAWAIYTLPALPISYFYYVRKKPVLKVSEATRPLIGKYADGPAGTIIDVLFMFGLLGGAGTTLALGTPMIAEGINSLTGLPVNMVMKTFILALVTAIFAISAYSGLRKGIKILSDLNLWLSFFLLAFVFVVGPTRFLSETTTNSIGLLLDNFFHMSTWTEPYNKLGPYDKTGFPEAWTVFYWAWWLVYAPFVGLFVAKISRGRSIRQMIIGTILYGTIGSVLFFGIIGNYGLNLQLTGQFDVVGILNDQGAPKAIIEIIGQLPLGTFMIFIFTILAIIFLATTFDSSSYILASVVQKEVEDEPIRWNRLFWAFSLCLLPLVLMFLGGLGTLQTAAIVGGFPLLFIMIMLGWSFMKASTSDIQASEHYKPKTFALNYKKILERVRRRKKKKQDKKQGPVDAHFEEEEKDKDRGEDDKPHNDRE; encoded by the coding sequence ATGAACAAAAATCGGCTTATCGATTGGCCTACATTCTTAGGAGCATTTATCTTACTATTACTCGTTATTGTTCCGTTAGTAATCTTTCCTGATAAAGGAGCGGAATACGTTAATCTTGCTAACACATTCGTTACTACCAACTTTGGAGTACTTTATCTTTTAGTTGGATTGGGGATTTTCTTCTTCCTAATATATGTTGCAGTTAGTGATAATGGCCGAGTTAAATTGGGTGAGGCGAATGAGAAACCGGAGTTTAATAACTTCTCATGGGCTGGGATGTTATTTTGTGCAGGGATTGGCTCAAGTATTTTGTATTGGGGCACAATTGAATGGGCGTATTATTACCAAGGTCCGCCATTCGGAATTGAACCTGGTACAGAAGAGGCGATTGCATGGGCATCTACGTATGGTATTTTTCACTGGGGGCCCATTGCATGGGCAATATACACACTACCAGCCTTACCGATATCGTACTTTTACTATGTACGAAAAAAACCTGTTTTAAAAGTTAGTGAAGCAACTCGTCCATTGATTGGAAAGTATGCTGATGGACCAGCAGGGACAATTATTGATGTATTATTTATGTTTGGCTTGCTAGGTGGGGCAGGGACTACACTTGCGTTAGGTACACCAATGATTGCAGAAGGAATCAATAGCTTAACAGGACTACCTGTAAATATGGTTATGAAAACATTTATATTGGCTCTTGTTACAGCGATATTCGCAATCAGTGCTTACTCAGGGCTCCGAAAAGGGATTAAAATTTTAAGTGATCTTAACTTATGGTTATCTTTTTTCTTGCTTGCCTTCGTTTTTGTTGTAGGGCCTACGAGGTTTCTTTCTGAAACAACTACAAACAGTATTGGGTTATTATTGGATAACTTTTTCCATATGAGTACATGGACAGAACCTTATAATAAATTGGGTCCATACGATAAGACAGGATTTCCAGAAGCATGGACCGTTTTTTATTGGGCATGGTGGCTAGTTTATGCACCGTTTGTTGGATTGTTTGTAGCCAAAATTTCACGTGGACGATCTATTCGCCAAATGATTATTGGTACAATACTTTACGGAACAATTGGAAGCGTATTGTTCTTTGGTATTATAGGAAACTACGGGTTAAATCTACAACTGACTGGACAATTTGATGTAGTGGGTATCTTAAACGACCAAGGTGCTCCAAAGGCGATTATTGAAATTATAGGTCAACTACCGTTAGGGACCTTTATGATTTTCATCTTTACGATTTTAGCCATTATTTTCTTGGCAACTACATTTGACTCAAGTTCCTACATTTTAGCCTCTGTTGTACAAAAAGAAGTAGAAGATGAGCCTATAAGGTGGAATCGTTTATTCTGGGCATTCTCCCTGTGTTTACTTCCACTAGTATTGATGTTCTTAGGTGGACTCGGTACATTACAGACAGCAGCAATTGTAGGAGGGTTTCCACTTCTCTTCATAATGATTATGTTGGGGTGGTCCTTCATGAAAGCATCTACGAGTGACATTCAAGCATCAGAACACTATAAGCCGAAGACATTTGCTTTAAATTATAAGAAGATTCTTGAACGAGTTCGACGTCGTAAGAAGAAGAAACAAGACAAGAAGCAAGGACCTGTAGATGCTCATTTTGAAGAGGAAGAAAAGGATAAAGATCGTGGCGAGGATGATAAGCCACATAATGATAGAGAGTAA
- a CDS encoding 3D domain-containing protein, giving the protein MNRIMRIIVGAVAFFGYIGLSAFHVQALETEEGTVSSANQTTKKDEAPSAFLASEIPVKSVNLAKKKDTPTLNNDNASKDVESKKTEQNVERTLKVEATAYTANCDGCIGITKTGINLLENPNKKVIAVDPSVIPLGSIVHVEGYGKAVAGDIGSAIQGNRIDVFIPNRNNALNFGRRHGVTVKILEEA; this is encoded by the coding sequence ATGAATAGAATAATGAGAATAATTGTAGGCGCCGTTGCCTTTTTTGGATATATTGGTCTGAGTGCTTTTCATGTACAAGCATTGGAAACGGAGGAGGGTACCGTTTCCTCAGCTAATCAAACGACCAAGAAAGATGAAGCACCAAGTGCATTCTTAGCTTCTGAAATTCCTGTTAAGAGTGTGAATCTTGCTAAGAAAAAAGATACACCAACATTAAACAACGACAACGCTTCTAAGGATGTGGAATCAAAAAAAACGGAACAAAACGTAGAACGAACGCTTAAAGTTGAGGCAACAGCTTACACAGCAAATTGCGATGGTTGTATAGGTATTACGAAAACAGGAATCAATCTTTTAGAAAATCCTAACAAGAAGGTTATCGCAGTCGATCCAAGTGTTATCCCTCTTGGTTCTATCGTTCATGTGGAAGGTTATGGAAAAGCAGTAGCTGGTGACATCGGTAGTGCTATTCAAGGTAACCGCATTGATGTTTTTATACCAAACCGTAACAATGCGCTAAACTTTGGTCGTCGCCATGGTGTAACTGTTAAAATCTTAGAGGAAGCTTAA
- a CDS encoding M24 family metallopeptidase, which produces MRNRINELTSWMEEQQIDVVFLNSTENVFYLTNFHTDPHERLMGLFIFQNAEPLFILPGMEKQQAIEAGWSSEIIGYADHEDPWQLAKEAIGKRKLPEVNQIAFEEEILPFRRSQALIGLFPHAQVSSAEKKLNYMRVIKDQSEIDIMRKAADMADYGVKVGVEALHQGVTEMEVLATIEYELKKKGIREMSFSTMVLFGEKSGHPHGNPGKRSLKPGDFVLFDLGVVLDGYTSDITRTFVYQGASDEQETLYNTVLKAQMASLEASKPGTRIGELDQIARDIITNAGYGDRFPHRIGHGLGINVHEFPSMSHLNNDKLQVGMTYTIEPGIYDPNIGGVRIEDDVLITKDGYETLTSYPKELQIIK; this is translated from the coding sequence TTGAGAAATCGAATAAATGAATTAACCAGTTGGATGGAAGAACAACAAATAGATGTTGTATTTCTAAACTCTACAGAAAATGTTTTTTACCTTACTAATTTCCATACAGATCCCCATGAAAGATTAATGGGACTGTTTATCTTTCAGAATGCTGAACCTTTATTTATATTACCAGGTATGGAAAAGCAGCAAGCTATTGAGGCAGGTTGGTCTTCTGAAATAATTGGTTATGCTGATCATGAGGATCCATGGCAATTAGCTAAAGAAGCGATTGGAAAGAGAAAACTTCCTGAAGTGAACCAGATTGCCTTTGAGGAAGAAATCTTACCATTTCGTCGAAGTCAAGCTTTGATTGGATTATTTCCGCATGCACAAGTATCTTCTGCAGAGAAAAAACTAAATTATATGCGGGTTATAAAAGACCAATCTGAAATTGACATTATGCGTAAGGCAGCTGATATGGCTGATTATGGCGTGAAAGTCGGTGTGGAAGCACTACATCAAGGTGTAACTGAGATGGAGGTTCTCGCTACCATTGAGTATGAATTAAAGAAAAAAGGTATTAGAGAAATGTCCTTCTCAACGATGGTCCTGTTTGGTGAAAAGTCCGGTCATCCTCATGGTAATCCAGGAAAGCGATCATTGAAACCTGGAGATTTTGTATTGTTTGACCTTGGCGTTGTGCTTGATGGATACACATCCGATATAACGCGTACGTTTGTGTATCAAGGTGCTAGCGATGAGCAGGAAACCCTTTATAACACCGTTCTTAAAGCTCAAATGGCCTCCCTAGAAGCGAGTAAGCCTGGTACAAGAATTGGGGAATTGGATCAAATCGCACGTGACATTATTACAAATGCTGGTTATGGAGATAGATTCCCCCATCGTATTGGTCATGGTTTAGGTATTAATGTCCATGAATTTCCCTCTATGAGCCATCTAAATAATGATAAGCTCCAAGTAGGGATGACATACACGATTGAGCCAGGTATTTATGATCCGAATATTGGCGGCGTTCGGATTGAAGATGATGTGCTGATTACTAAGGACGGTTACGAGACGTTAACCTCTTATCCAAAAGAGTTGCAAATTATTAAATAG
- a CDS encoding DUF3889 domain-containing protein produces MTRILISLVFVSSIINNPFVLPTSPVIQGVVAQPEIPSYAKWGQMAVKKTQEKYPNAKVKDYLHIGRSSKNGTSVEQFKLWVRESGKEYPVYVDIEFDTKTEKFINISIKKGN; encoded by the coding sequence ATGACACGTATACTTATTAGTCTGGTTTTTGTTTCTTCTATTATAAACAATCCCTTTGTCCTACCCACTTCCCCAGTAATTCAAGGAGTTGTTGCACAACCTGAGATTCCTTCCTATGCTAAGTGGGGCCAAATGGCTGTTAAAAAGACACAAGAAAAATATCCAAATGCTAAGGTGAAGGATTATCTTCACATTGGAAGGTCGTCCAAAAATGGTACTTCTGTAGAACAATTCAAGTTGTGGGTAAGAGAAAGTGGTAAAGAGTACCCAGTTTACGTTGATATTGAGTTTGATACGAAGACTGAGAAATTTATTAACATTAGCATTAAAAAAGGAAACTAA
- a CDS encoding NAD(P)H-dependent oxidoreductase: MENILVLNGHEYYKHSRGELNGILFQYIVEKLSNHYHVDTTVLQDGFDKEEEQRKVKWADYIIYQTPIYNYSVPALFKKYLDITHEHGVYFTGKTDKYGIGGGKLTGKKYMFSTTWNAPSSAFHNKDLFFEGRGVDDVLFHLYLSHKYAGLQKLPTFSCFDVKKKPDVEAYLRDLNSHLSHYFKL, from the coding sequence ATGGAGAATATATTGGTATTAAACGGTCATGAGTATTACAAGCACTCTAGAGGTGAATTAAATGGCATTTTGTTTCAATATATAGTGGAAAAATTATCTAACCATTATCATGTAGATACTACCGTTTTACAGGATGGTTTTGATAAAGAAGAAGAACAACGAAAAGTAAAGTGGGCTGACTATATTATCTATCAGACTCCAATCTATAATTACAGTGTTCCTGCGCTGTTTAAGAAGTATTTGGACATCACACATGAACATGGAGTTTACTTTACAGGTAAAACAGACAAATATGGTATTGGTGGGGGCAAATTGACCGGTAAAAAGTATATGTTCTCTACAACGTGGAATGCACCAAGTTCTGCTTTTCATAACAAGGATTTGTTTTTTGAAGGGAGAGGTGTCGATGATGTTTTATTCCATCTATATTTGAGTCATAAATATGCTGGGTTGCAAAAATTACCGACGTTTTCCTGTTTTGATGTCAAGAAAAAGCCAGATGTAGAAGCGTACTTAAGAGATTTGAACTCACACTTAAGTCACTATTTCAAGCTATGA
- the hutH gene encoding histidine ammonia-lyase, with the protein MITLTGHTLSLQEIKRVCYDNERIEIAPASIQKVEKSRNAVKSIVKNGRTIYGINTGFGKFSDVKIDEQDVNELQQHLIRSHACGVGEPFPKIVSRAIMLLRINALIKGYSGIRMAIVEQLTTLINEQIHPVIPQQGSLGASGDLAPLSHLALVLTGEGKVYYKEAVYATKTIFDLLGIKPVELKAKEGLALINGTQAMTAQGVINYLEVETLAYQAEWIAAMTMEGLNGIIDAFHPAIHEARGYPQQIDVARRMNHLLQGSKLVTHQGEMRVQDAYSLRCIPQVHGASWQSFDYVKEKLEIEANAATDNPLIFEDGQTIISGGNFHGQPIALAMDFMKIGIAELANISERRVERLVNPQLNDLPPFLSAKPGLQSGAMIMQYTAASLVSENKTLAHPASVDSIPSSANQEDHVSMGTIGARHAYTILQNSRRVLAIELICAMQAVEHREKIKLSSSTSSLYNKARQIVPSIKEDRVFSEDIERLTDWLRETDFSWKISP; encoded by the coding sequence ATGATTACATTAACGGGTCATACTCTTTCATTACAAGAAATAAAGAGAGTTTGTTACGACAACGAACGAATTGAAATTGCTCCAGCTTCTATTCAAAAAGTGGAAAAAAGTAGAAATGCAGTCAAATCAATCGTAAAAAATGGTCGTACCATTTACGGTATCAATACTGGTTTTGGAAAATTTAGTGATGTGAAAATTGATGAACAAGATGTCAATGAACTCCAACAGCACCTCATTCGATCTCACGCCTGTGGGGTTGGAGAACCTTTTCCCAAAATTGTGTCAAGGGCAATTATGCTGCTTCGAATAAACGCTCTTATTAAAGGGTATTCGGGAATAAGGATGGCCATAGTAGAACAATTAACCACCTTAATCAATGAACAGATTCATCCCGTTATTCCTCAACAAGGTTCATTAGGGGCATCAGGTGATCTTGCTCCCCTATCTCATCTTGCACTCGTTCTTACAGGAGAAGGTAAGGTATATTATAAGGAAGCGGTTTATGCTACTAAAACAATTTTTGACCTACTTGGAATAAAGCCAGTTGAGTTAAAAGCAAAAGAAGGTCTAGCTCTTATTAACGGTACACAGGCAATGACTGCTCAAGGTGTAATAAACTATTTAGAAGTAGAGACACTCGCCTACCAAGCCGAATGGATTGCCGCTATGACAATGGAAGGATTAAACGGTATTATTGATGCCTTTCACCCAGCTATTCACGAAGCTAGAGGCTATCCTCAACAAATAGATGTGGCAAGAAGAATGAATCATCTACTTCAAGGTAGCAAGCTAGTTACCCATCAAGGAGAGATGCGAGTACAGGACGCTTATTCGTTGCGATGTATCCCACAAGTTCACGGAGCTTCGTGGCAGTCATTTGATTATGTGAAAGAGAAGCTAGAAATCGAAGCCAATGCCGCTACAGATAACCCCCTTATTTTCGAAGACGGTCAAACCATTATTTCAGGTGGTAATTTTCATGGGCAACCCATTGCTTTAGCAATGGATTTCATGAAAATAGGTATTGCAGAATTGGCTAACATTTCAGAACGAAGAGTAGAGAGACTAGTTAACCCTCAACTCAATGACCTCCCACCTTTTTTGAGTGCGAAACCAGGTTTACAATCCGGTGCAATGATTATGCAGTATACTGCTGCATCACTCGTTTCTGAAAATAAAACGCTGGCTCACCCTGCCAGTGTGGATTCCATTCCTTCCTCTGCCAATCAAGAAGATCATGTCAGCATGGGAACAATAGGAGCAAGGCACGCTTATACCATTCTTCAAAATAGTAGACGTGTTTTAGCTATCGAACTAATTTGTGCCATGCAAGCAGTGGAACACCGTGAAAAGATCAAATTGAGCTCGAGCACTTCCTCTCTTTACAATAAAGCTCGTCAGATTGTTCCTTCTATTAAGGAAGATAGAGTTTTTTCTGAGGATATTGAACGACTTACGGATTGGCTAAGAGAAACTGATTTTTCATGGAAGATCTCCCCCTAA